One segment of Fuscovulum ytuae DNA contains the following:
- a CDS encoding dipeptide ABC transporter ATP-binding protein, whose protein sequence is MSEPWDPSKPILEIENLSISFFTRLREIPAVMDFSCTVMAGEAMGLVGESGCGKSTVALAVMRDLGKNGRIVGGSIKFKGRDLTHMTEEELRHIRGSEIAMIYQEPMASLNPAMKVGAQLAEVPIIHQNMAKDAAWKLARQIVADVRLPDPDRILNSYPHQLSGGQQQRIVIAMALMSKPALLILDEPTTALDVTVEAGIVDLVKDLGEKYGTSMLFISHNLGLVLDVCDRLCVMYSGEAVETGNVEEVFDKMRHPYTQALFRSIPLPGADKNSRPLVAIPGNFPLPHERPSGCNFGPRCNYFVEGRCNAQDIPMAEVPDGHRHETRCLRFTEIDWNKPPVAGKIAEKAEIGRVVLKLDDLKKYYSVGSSAFGGGMTKVVKANETLTFEAREGETLAIVGESGCGKSTFAKVLMGLETATSGQIMLFDENVQSTPIQMRDTGTISKLQMVFQNPFDTLNPSMTVGRQIIRALEIFEYGQSDAEREARMLELLDLVKLPRAFADRMPRQLSGGQKQRVGIARAFAGGAKVVVADEPVSALDVSVQAAVTDLLMDIQRKNKTTLLFISHDLSIVRYLSDRVMVMYLGHVVEMGTTDQVFAPPYHPYTEALLSAVPIADTRVQKQRIVLEGDIPSAVNPPPGCPFQTRCRWKSQVPGGLCDREVPPVRTLAGGHQIKCHLPDDVLAKMEPVIKIAAE, encoded by the coding sequence ATGTCTGAACCCTGGGACCCGTCCAAACCCATCCTCGAAATCGAGAATCTCTCGATCTCCTTCTTCACCCGCCTGCGCGAAATCCCCGCCGTTATGGATTTCTCCTGCACCGTCATGGCGGGCGAGGCGATGGGCCTGGTGGGCGAATCCGGCTGCGGTAAATCCACCGTGGCCTTGGCCGTCATGCGTGACCTCGGGAAAAACGGCCGCATCGTCGGCGGCTCGATCAAGTTCAAGGGCCGCGACCTCACGCATATGACCGAGGAAGAGCTGCGCCACATCCGCGGCTCGGAAATCGCGATGATCTATCAGGAACCCATGGCCAGCCTGAACCCGGCCATGAAGGTCGGCGCGCAACTGGCCGAGGTGCCGATCATCCACCAGAACATGGCCAAGGATGCGGCATGGAAGCTTGCCCGCCAGATCGTGGCCGATGTCCGCCTGCCCGATCCGGACCGTATCTTGAACTCCTACCCGCATCAGCTTTCGGGGGGCCAGCAGCAGCGCATCGTCATCGCCATGGCGCTGATGTCAAAGCCTGCGCTTCTGATCCTCGACGAACCCACCACCGCGCTGGATGTGACGGTCGAGGCGGGCATCGTCGACCTCGTCAAGGATCTGGGCGAGAAATACGGCACGTCCATGCTCTTCATCTCGCACAACCTCGGGCTGGTGCTCGATGTCTGCGACCGGCTCTGCGTGATGTATTCCGGCGAAGCGGTGGAAACCGGCAATGTCGAAGAGGTCTTCGACAAGATGCGCCACCCTTACACACAGGCGCTCTTCCGCTCCATCCCGCTGCCCGGGGCCGACAAGAATTCCCGCCCCCTCGTGGCCATTCCCGGCAACTTCCCCCTGCCGCATGAACGTCCCTCCGGCTGCAATTTTGGCCCGCGCTGCAATTACTTCGTCGAGGGCCGCTGCAACGCACAAGACATTCCAATGGCCGAGGTGCCCGATGGCCACCGCCACGAAACCCGCTGCCTGCGCTTCACGGAAATCGACTGGAACAAGCCGCCCGTTGCAGGCAAGATCGCCGAAAAGGCCGAAATCGGCCGTGTCGTTCTGAAACTCGACGACCTGAAGAAATACTATTCCGTCGGCTCCTCCGCTTTTGGCGGCGGCATGACCAAGGTCGTCAAGGCCAACGAAACCCTCACTTTCGAAGCGCGCGAAGGCGAAACGCTTGCCATTGTGGGCGAATCCGGCTGCGGCAAATCCACCTTCGCCAAGGTGCTGATGGGGCTTGAAACCGCCACGTCCGGCCAGATCATGCTGTTTGACGAAAACGTGCAATCGACGCCGATCCAGATGCGCGACACAGGCACGATCTCGAAACTCCAGATGGTGTTTCAGAACCCCTTCGACACGCTCAACCCGTCGATGACCGTGGGCCGCCAGATCATCCGTGCGCTGGAGATCTTCGAATACGGGCAATCCGATGCCGAACGCGAGGCGCGGATGCTTGAACTCCTCGATCTCGTGAAACTCCCCCGCGCCTTCGCCGACCGCATGCCGCGCCAGCTTTCGGGCGGCCAGAAACAGCGCGTCGGTATCGCGCGGGCCTTTGCGGGCGGCGCCAAGGTCGTGGTCGCCGATGAACCGGTCTCGGCGCTTGACGTTTCGGTGCAGGCCGCCGTGACCGACCTTCTTATGGACATCCAAAGAAAGAACAAGACCACGCTCCTCTTCATCAGCCACGACCTGTCGATCGTGCGCTATCTGTCGGATCGGGTCATGGTCATGTATCTGGGTCACGTGGTCGAAATGGGCACGACCGATCAGGTCTTCGCCCCCCCCTACCACCCCTATACCGAGGCGCTTCTCTCCGCCGTCCCCATCGCCGACACGCGCGTGCAAAAACAAAGGATTGTGCTGGAAGGCGATATCCCCTCGGCGGTGAACCCGCCGCCCGGCTGCCCCTTCCAGACCCGCTGCCGCTGGAAGTCCCAAGTCCCCGGCGGCCTTTGCGACCGCGAGGTGCCGCCGGTCCGCACCCTTGCCGGCGGGCATCAGATCAAATGCCACCTGCCCGATGACGTGCTGGCCAAGATGGAACCTGTCATCAAGATCGCGGCCGAATAA
- a CDS encoding vanadium-dependent haloperoxidase, translating into MNIFKGFSAILTIAAALSAPIPAMASDNRAEVLGTWYRLILELVRHTPTQTPPVASRSFAYTALIAYEATASGSDRLQTLSGQVTALPTTPPRDAGAAYDEDVVLNAALGRAVEAYFANTGPTGQRAKAALAEQLDALTAEGVDTETLARSEAYGLAIAEAIIAASADDGGAVVENLGFPQTYTLGGEPQDWVPTNLIQLQQAPLLPDWSKNRPLVLPDGEACPLPPPPAYSEDPSSQFYAEAMEVYEVSKTLTEEQKIIARFWSDDPMLSPTPPGHWVSIIFEIAERDAMAVEEQVNALVRLGLAVSDGFIVNWRDKFRYDLLRPVTYINRVIDPKWEPILITPPFPEYPSGHSTQSGAVAQVLTAVFGDPFPFTDSTHEDDGLAPRNFPDFWTAANEAGISRLYGGIHFRAAIDLGLDQGACVGDFINALKTWK; encoded by the coding sequence ATGAACATATTCAAAGGGTTCTCTGCAATCCTCACGATAGCGGCGGCCCTCTCCGCCCCCATTCCCGCCATGGCCAGCGACAACCGGGCCGAGGTCTTGGGAACATGGTATCGGCTCATCCTCGAACTCGTGCGCCACACGCCGACCCAGACGCCGCCCGTTGCCAGCCGATCCTTCGCCTATACCGCCCTCATCGCTTATGAGGCCACGGCCAGCGGCAGCGACCGCCTGCAAACCCTGTCAGGCCAAGTCACCGCTCTGCCCACGACGCCCCCCCGCGACGCAGGCGCAGCCTATGATGAGGATGTCGTCCTCAACGCCGCCCTTGGCCGCGCGGTCGAGGCCTATTTCGCCAATACCGGCCCCACCGGCCAACGCGCCAAGGCCGCCCTTGCCGAACAGCTTGACGCGCTTACCGCCGAAGGCGTGGATACAGAAACCCTCGCCCGGTCCGAAGCCTACGGTCTCGCCATCGCGGAGGCGATCATCGCCGCCTCCGCCGATGACGGCGGCGCGGTGGTCGAAAATCTTGGCTTCCCGCAAACCTACACGCTGGGCGGCGAACCGCAGGATTGGGTGCCCACCAACCTCATCCAACTGCAACAGGCCCCCCTCCTGCCGGATTGGAGCAAGAACCGCCCCCTCGTCCTGCCCGATGGCGAGGCCTGCCCCCTGCCCCCGCCCCCCGCCTATTCCGAAGACCCCAGCAGCCAATTCTACGCCGAGGCGATGGAGGTCTACGAGGTTTCCAAAACCCTGACCGAGGAACAGAAGATCATCGCCCGCTTCTGGTCGGATGACCCGATGCTGTCGCCCACGCCGCCCGGCCATTGGGTGTCGATCATCTTCGAAATCGCCGAACGGGACGCCATGGCCGTAGAGGAACAGGTCAACGCCCTTGTCCGCCTTGGCCTTGCCGTCTCGGACGGCTTCATCGTCAACTGGCGCGACAAGTTCCGCTACGATCTTCTGCGTCCCGTCACCTATATCAACCGCGTGATCGACCCGAAATGGGAACCCATCCTCATCACCCCGCCCTTCCCGGAATATCCGTCGGGCCATTCCACCCAATCGGGGGCCGTGGCGCAGGTGCTGACCGCCGTCTTCGGCGACCCCTTCCCCTTTACCGACAGCACGCATGAGGATGACGGTCTCGCCCCCCGCAACTTCCCAGATTTCTGGACGGCAGCGAATGAGGCGGGCATCTCCCGCCTCTATGGCGGCATCCATTTCCGGGCCGCCATCGACCTTGGCCTTGATCAGGGCGCCTGCGTGGGCGATTTCATCAACGCGCTGAAGACGTGGAAGTAA
- a CDS encoding HesB/IscA family protein — translation MFGIPGKQAVTLTPAAIRQITRLMEKQGSAGLRIGVKKGGCAGMEYTMDYVSDVNPMDEVVEQDGARVMIAPMAQMFLFGTEIDYQTSLLESGFRFNNPNVAEACGCGESIKFKDQPAA, via the coding sequence ATGTTCGGCATTCCCGGCAAACAGGCTGTCACCCTTACCCCCGCGGCCATCCGCCAGATCACCCGCCTGATGGAAAAGCAGGGCAGCGCAGGCTTGCGCATCGGCGTGAAAAAGGGCGGCTGCGCGGGCATGGAATACACGATGGACTATGTCTCTGACGTCAACCCGATGGATGAGGTGGTGGAACAGGACGGCGCGCGGGTGATGATCGCCCCCATGGCGCAGATGTTCCTCTTCGGGACCGAGATCGATTATCAGACCTCGCTCCTTGAATCCGGCTTCCGCTTCAACAACCCCAACGTGGCCGAGGCCTGCGGTTGTGGCGAGTCGATCAAGTTCAAGGACCAGCCCGCCGCCTGA
- the tpiA gene encoding triose-phosphate isomerase, whose product MRKLAAGNWKMNGTSAALAEVSALAQSHPAPRCDVLLCPPATLMSRMADVAKGTAIKVGGQDCHAKSSGAHTGDISAEMLLDSGASYVILGHSERRSDHGETDAQVLAKAEAAIKAGLTAIICIGETEAERDAGRTLDVVGTQLHGSVPAHATAENLVIAYEPVWAIGTGRTPTLAEIAEVHAFLRTRLTARIGSAAADVPLLYGGSVKPSNATEIFAVPHVDGALVGGASLKAADFGAIISALSDA is encoded by the coding sequence ATGCGCAAACTCGCCGCCGGAAACTGGAAGATGAACGGCACGTCCGCCGCTTTGGCCGAGGTGTCGGCGCTCGCTCAATCCCATCCCGCGCCGCGCTGCGATGTCCTTCTCTGCCCCCCCGCGACCCTGATGTCCCGCATGGCGGATGTCGCCAAGGGCACCGCAATCAAGGTCGGCGGGCAGGACTGCCATGCCAAATCCTCCGGCGCGCATACCGGCGATATTTCCGCCGAAATGCTATTGGATTCAGGGGCTTCGTACGTCATCCTTGGCCATTCCGAACGCCGCAGCGATCATGGCGAAACCGATGCACAGGTCCTTGCCAAGGCCGAGGCCGCGATCAAGGCAGGCCTCACCGCCATCATCTGCATCGGCGAAACCGAGGCCGAGCGGGACGCAGGCCGCACCCTTGATGTGGTGGGCACCCAACTCCACGGCTCCGTCCCCGCCCATGCCACGGCGGAAAATCTGGTGATCGCCTACGAACCGGTCTGGGCCATCGGCACCGGCCGCACCCCCACGCTGGCCGAGATCGCCGAAGTTCACGCCTTCCTCCGCACCCGCCTCACCGCCCGCATCGGCAGCGCGGCGGCAGATGTCCCCCTGCTTTATGGCGGGTCAGTAAAGCCTTCAAATGCAACGGAAATCTTCGCCGTCCCGCATGTCGACGGCGCGCTTGTCGGCGGCGCAAGCCTGAAGGCCGCCGATTTCGGCGCCATCATTTCGGCCCTCTCCGACGCCTGA
- a CDS encoding CRTAC1 family protein, with protein sequence MRATLLLALLPLPALAENPAIAPFTEETAPAGFTHSFTGEWEFMVGGGTAVFDCNGDARPDIFAAGGTSAAALFINQSAPAGPLAFTRTEAGLEDTAVSGAYPLDIDGDGILDLALLRVGTDRLMRGRGDCTFEDASAAWGFDGLDLWSTAFAATWEQGATRPTLAIGTYIDRTQEAFPWGNCTPNHLYRPNADGTGYAAPLPLEPGFCALSILFTDWNRQGTPDLRVSNDREYYKGGQEQLWHVEPGQAPRLFTEAEGWQRLRIWGMGIAQEDLNFDGFPEFFLTSMADNKLQTLAELPAEGPPLPRYRDIALKSGVTAHRPYTGGDLRPSTAWHAQFGDVNNDGLSDLYVVKGNVWAMPDFAKDDPNNLLLGRADGTFMESGDTAGVASMAQGRGGALVDLNADGLLDMIAINRNQPAQLWRNTAASPGNWVALDLAMPGPNRNAIGAWIELRRPDGRIQSREVQVGGGHVGGLLVPHHFGLGPAPATDIRILWPDGSTGPWQTVTANAIWRLEPGKDPVALPSN encoded by the coding sequence ATGCGCGCGACCCTCCTCCTCGCCCTTCTGCCCCTCCCCGCCTTGGCGGAAAATCCTGCCATCGCCCCCTTCACCGAAGAAACCGCCCCCGCAGGCTTCACCCACAGCTTCACCGGCGAATGGGAATTCATGGTGGGCGGCGGCACCGCCGTCTTCGACTGCAACGGCGACGCGCGCCCCGACATCTTCGCCGCAGGCGGCACCTCCGCCGCCGCGCTTTTCATCAATCAAAGCGCCCCGGCAGGCCCGCTCGCTTTCACCCGGACCGAAGCGGGCCTTGAAGACACCGCCGTCTCTGGGGCCTACCCTCTCGACATCGACGGCGACGGCATCCTTGACCTCGCCCTCCTTCGCGTCGGCACCGACAGGCTGATGCGCGGCCGCGGCGATTGCACATTCGAAGACGCCTCCGCCGCATGGGGCTTTGACGGGCTGGATCTTTGGTCCACGGCCTTTGCCGCCACATGGGAACAGGGCGCAACCCGGCCCACCCTCGCCATCGGCACCTATATCGACCGCACGCAAGAGGCCTTCCCTTGGGGCAACTGCACCCCCAACCACCTCTACCGCCCGAACGCCGACGGCACCGGCTACGCCGCCCCCCTGCCGCTTGAACCGGGCTTCTGCGCCCTCTCGATCCTCTTCACTGACTGGAACCGCCAAGGCACCCCCGACCTGCGCGTGTCAAACGACCGCGAATATTACAAGGGCGGGCAGGAACAGCTTTGGCATGTCGAACCCGGCCAAGCGCCCCGCCTCTTTACCGAAGCCGAAGGCTGGCAGCGCCTGCGCATCTGGGGCATGGGCATCGCGCAAGAGGATCTGAATTTCGACGGCTTCCCCGAATTCTTCCTCACCTCCATGGCCGATAACAAGCTGCAAACGCTGGCCGAACTTCCCGCCGAAGGCCCACCGCTCCCCCGCTATCGCGACATCGCCCTGAAATCCGGCGTCACGGCCCACCGCCCCTATACGGGCGGCGACCTGCGCCCCTCTACTGCGTGGCACGCGCAATTCGGCGATGTGAACAATGACGGCCTGTCGGATCTCTACGTGGTCAAGGGCAATGTCTGGGCCATGCCCGACTTCGCCAAGGATGACCCCAACAACCTCCTTCTTGGCCGCGCCGATGGCACCTTCATGGAAAGCGGTGATACCGCCGGCGTCGCCTCCATGGCCCAAGGGCGCGGCGGCGCGCTGGTGGACCTCAACGCCGACGGCCTGCTCGACATGATTGCCATCAACCGCAACCAACCCGCCCAACTCTGGCGCAACACCGCCGCCTCCCCCGGCAACTGGGTCGCGCTCGACCTTGCCATGCCGGGACCCAACCGCAACGCCATCGGCGCATGGATCGAACTCCGCCGCCCCGATGGCCGCATCCAAAGCCGCGAGGTGCAGGTGGGCGGCGGCCATGTCGGGGGCCTTCTCGTCCCTCATCATTTCGGCCTCGGCCCGGCACCCGCGACGGACATTCGCATCCTCTGGCCCGATGGCAGCACAGGCCCATGGCAGACTGTCACCGCCAATGCCATATGGCGCCTGGAACCGGGGAAGGACCCCGTGGCCCTGCCCTCAAACTGA
- a CDS encoding cytochrome b/b6 domain-containing protein: MRVKVWDPLVRLFHWGLVLAFLANAFVTRPGKEVHQWVGYVVAGLIVLRVIWGFVGSRHARFADFLPSRGAVIGQMQDMATGRRRLHEGHSPLGALMIFNLLLTMAGLAASGYAMTTLTFFGVKWVQEAHEMLVIWAEVSVFVHIAAVVVESRRLGVNLPKSMVTGYKTLG; encoded by the coding sequence ATGCGGGTGAAAGTCTGGGATCCGCTGGTGCGTCTGTTTCATTGGGGGCTGGTTCTGGCGTTCCTTGCCAATGCCTTCGTGACGCGCCCCGGCAAGGAGGTGCATCAATGGGTAGGCTATGTTGTGGCCGGGTTGATCGTGCTGCGGGTGATCTGGGGCTTTGTGGGCAGCCGGCATGCGCGCTTTGCCGATTTCCTGCCATCCCGCGGTGCGGTGATCGGGCAGATGCAGGACATGGCGACGGGGCGGCGGCGGCTGCATGAGGGGCATTCGCCCTTGGGTGCCTTGATGATCTTCAACCTGCTTTTGACAATGGCGGGACTTGCGGCATCGGGCTATGCGATGACCACGCTGACTTTCTTTGGTGTGAAATGGGTGCAGGAAGCGCATGAGATGCTGGTCATCTGGGCCGAGGTTTCGGTTTTCGTGCATATAGCGGCGGTGGTGGTTGAAAGCCGACGGCTGGGTGTCAATCTTCCGAAGTCGATGGTGACGGGGTACAAGACCCTAGGTTGA
- a CDS encoding SUF system Fe-S cluster assembly protein, protein MTTADKIEGAPLIAPSTTDHPLYDSVVEACRTVYDPEIPVNIFDLGLVYTVDISSENDVDITMTLTAPGCPVAGEMPGWVADAVEPLAGVKSVNVKMTFDPPWGMDMMSDEARLELGFM, encoded by the coding sequence ATGACCACTGCGGATAAGATCGAAGGCGCGCCCCTCATCGCCCCTTCCACCACCGACCATCCCCTCTATGACAGCGTCGTTGAGGCCTGCCGCACCGTCTATGACCCGGAAATTCCGGTGAACATCTTCGACCTTGGCCTCGTCTACACCGTCGACATCTCGTCCGAAAATGACGTGGACATCACCATGACCCTCACCGCCCCCGGCTGCCCCGTGGCGGGCGAAATGCCCGGCTGGGTCGCGGATGCGGTGGAACCGCTGGCGGGTGTGAAATCCGTCAACGTCAAGATGACCTTCGATCCGCCATGGGGCATGGACATGATGTCCGACGAAGCCCGCCTCGAACTCGGCTTCATGTAA
- the ssb gene encoding single-stranded DNA-binding protein, which produces MAGSVNKVIIIGNLGRDPEVRSFQNGGKVVNLRIATSETWRDRNTGERKERTEWHSVAIFNENLAKIAEQYLRKGSTVYIEGALETRKWQDQSGQDRYTTEIVLRPYNGNLTLLGGRGDGGGSGGGGGDYGGGYDDYQGGGAGGGYSGGGAGAGGGGARSGGGGFGGGAGGGGRADMDDEIPF; this is translated from the coding sequence ATGGCAGGTTCGGTCAACAAGGTGATCATCATCGGCAATCTTGGGCGCGACCCCGAGGTGCGCAGCTTCCAAAACGGCGGCAAGGTGGTGAACCTGCGCATCGCCACCTCGGAAACTTGGCGTGACCGCAACACGGGCGAACGCAAGGAACGCACCGAATGGCATTCGGTCGCCATCTTCAATGAAAACCTCGCCAAGATCGCCGAGCAATATCTGCGCAAAGGTTCCACCGTCTATATCGAAGGCGCGCTGGAAACCCGCAAATGGCAGGATCAATCCGGGCAGGATCGCTATACGACCGAAATCGTCCTGCGCCCCTATAACGGCAACCTCACGCTGCTGGGTGGGCGTGGCGATGGCGGCGGTTCGGGCGGCGGCGGCGGTGATTACGGCGGCGGCTATGATGATTATCAGGGCGGCGGCGCAGGCGGCGGCTATTCCGGCGGTGGTGCTGGCGCTGGCGGCGGCGGCGCGCGCAGCGGTGGCGGCGGCTTTGGCGGCGGCGCGGGCGGCGGCGGTCGCGCCGATATGGATGACGAAATCCCCTTCTGA
- a CDS encoding ABC transporter permease, which translates to MEDALSWGSILARIAAQLLPVWIGLIAVFALSMRFKRRLGLYGRIFDSPVGMTGFGLVMFWVFTAIFADWIITFDPLAQLSGMKNILPGAPLANPAEGAYPYYLLGGDHLARDVFSRVVMGAREVLKIAPAATVVAFMVGITLGLPAGYFGGKLDSSISFLSNLVLAFPVILLFYLLVTPEIRVTGIPIFLAALLFIFPVIFLTILFNSRFFTTPGKRNLYVGLVLLFGLWAYSGLAFNADPLGVWSMDPNMLNVFVSVVFVNSPGVFRIVRGMVMDIKTRDYVAAGQTRGEGPWYIMLWEILPNARGPLIVDFCLRIGYTTILLGTLGFFGLGVTPESPDWGSTINYGRRLLAIAPHPAVVPAIALMSLVLGLNLLADGLREESMKD; encoded by the coding sequence ATGGAAGACGCACTCTCCTGGGGCTCCATCCTCGCCCGCATCGCGGCTCAACTCCTCCCCGTCTGGATCGGCCTTATCGCGGTCTTCGCGCTGTCGATGCGGTTCAAGCGCCGCCTCGGCCTCTATGGCCGCATTTTCGACAGCCCCGTTGGGATGACGGGCTTCGGCCTTGTCATGTTCTGGGTCTTCACCGCCATTTTTGCCGATTGGATCATCACCTTTGATCCTTTGGCGCAGCTGTCGGGGATGAAGAACATCCTGCCCGGCGCGCCGCTCGCCAACCCGGCCGAAGGGGCCTATCCCTACTATCTTCTGGGCGGCGACCATCTCGCCCGCGATGTCTTTTCCCGCGTTGTCATGGGCGCGCGCGAGGTGCTGAAAATCGCCCCCGCCGCCACGGTCGTGGCATTCATGGTAGGGATCACGCTGGGCCTTCCGGCGGGCTATTTCGGCGGCAAGCTCGACAGTTCGATCAGCTTCCTGTCAAACCTCGTCCTCGCCTTCCCGGTGATCCTGCTCTTCTACCTCCTCGTCACGCCCGAAATTCGCGTGACCGGCATCCCGATCTTTCTGGCAGCGCTCCTCTTCATCTTCCCGGTGATCTTCCTCACCATTCTGTTCAATTCTCGCTTCTTCACCACACCCGGCAAGCGCAACCTCTATGTGGGCCTCGTCCTCCTCTTCGGCCTCTGGGCCTATTCCGGCCTTGCCTTCAACGCCGATCCCTTGGGTGTCTGGTCGATGGACCCCAACATGCTCAACGTCTTCGTCTCGGTCGTTTTTGTGAACTCGCCGGGCGTCTTCCGCATCGTTCGCGGCATGGTGATGGACATCAAGACCCGCGACTATGTGGCGGCAGGCCAGACCCGCGGCGAAGGCCCGTGGTATATCATGCTGTGGGAAATCCTGCCAAACGCCCGCGGCCCGCTGATCGTCGATTTCTGCCTGCGCATCGGCTACACGACGATCCTTCTCGGCACACTCGGCTTCTTCGGCCTCGGCGTCACCCCCGAATCCCCCGACTGGGGCTCGACCATCAACTACGGGCGCCGCCTTCTGGCCATTGCCCCCCATCCGGCGGTCGTGCCTGCCATCGCCCTCATGTCGCTTGTCCTCGGCCTCAATCTCCTTGCCGACGGCCTGCGCGAAGAAAGCATGAAGGACTAA
- a CDS encoding helix-turn-helix transcriptional regulator, with protein MPRQPSSLVVLILFQALCSAFFIFDVIEDLRRGEVPILHMLPEIGATIGLFVGIAFEVRSLMSLLRRQAHMEKSLGVAAGALAELMEDYFRQWALTPSEADVAAFTIKGYSIAEIATLRGSAEGTVKTHLNAIYRKAGVQGRGQLVSLLIEDLLNAPLVPKPAVAGT; from the coding sequence ATGCCGCGCCAACCATCGTCCTTGGTGGTGTTGATCCTGTTCCAGGCGCTGTGTTCGGCCTTTTTCATCTTTGATGTGATCGAGGATTTACGGCGCGGCGAGGTTCCGATCCTGCATATGCTCCCTGAAATCGGGGCCACGATCGGGTTGTTCGTCGGGATCGCCTTTGAGGTGCGGTCGCTTATGTCGCTTTTGCGGCGGCAGGCGCATATGGAGAAATCGCTGGGCGTGGCGGCGGGGGCCTTGGCCGAGTTGATGGAGGATTATTTCCGCCAATGGGCGCTGACGCCGTCGGAAGCGGATGTGGCGGCCTTTACCATCAAGGGCTATTCCATCGCCGAGATCGCCACCTTGCGCGGATCGGCGGAGGGCACGGTGAAGACCCATCTGAACGCGATTTACCGCAAGGCGGGGGTGCAGGGGCGGGGGCAGTTGGTCAGCCTGCTGATCGAGGACTTGCTGAACGCGCCCTTGGTCCCAAAGCCTGCTGTGGCGGGGACTTAG
- a CDS encoding lytic transglycosylase domain-containing protein, which translates to MRAIALGSLLALIGMGPGTASFAEGLTLSGSSASRLSIFERQKDLLDGRLSKQYSGSERLKPKRDVEEDGPLPAFRGNYKGEFLETAKAAARKHNIPEDLFLRLVQQESGWNAGAVSPKGATGLAQLMPDTARFLRVDINDPAENLEGGARYLRMMYDRFGSWRLALAAYNAGPLAVEEHGGIPPYDETRNYVKAILG; encoded by the coding sequence ATGCGGGCGATTGCCTTGGGGTCACTGCTGGCGCTGATCGGGATGGGGCCGGGGACGGCGTCCTTTGCCGAAGGCTTGACGCTATCAGGATCGAGCGCGTCGCGGCTGTCGATCTTTGAGCGGCAGAAGGACCTGCTGGATGGGCGTCTGTCGAAGCAATATTCCGGGTCTGAACGGCTAAAGCCGAAGCGGGATGTCGAGGAAGATGGCCCGTTGCCCGCCTTTCGTGGCAATTATAAGGGCGAGTTTCTGGAAACCGCGAAGGCGGCGGCACGGAAGCACAATATCCCCGAAGATCTGTTCCTGCGTCTGGTCCAGCAGGAAAGCGGCTGGAATGCCGGGGCGGTGAGCCCGAAAGGGGCGACCGGGCTTGCGCAATTGATGCCCGATACGGCGCGGTTCTTGCGGGTGGATATCAACGATCCTGCTGAGAACCTTGAAGGCGGGGCGCGCTATCTGCGGATGATGTATGACCGCTTTGGTTCGTGGCGGCTGGCGCTGGCGGCTTACAATGCCGGACCGTTGGCAGTGGAAGAACATGGTGGCATCCCGCCCTATGACGAGACGCGGAATTACGTGAAGGCGATCCTGGGGTAG
- a CDS encoding PepSY domain-containing protein, with product MFRKITLAAVALTALAAPMAFASEGEVDAAVQEKLTAQLVAEGYDVRQFKAEDGLIEVYVVKDGKMEELWFTAELKMVEHEEGEE from the coding sequence ATGTTCCGCAAGATCACGCTGGCCGCCGTGGCCCTGACCGCCCTTGCCGCGCCGATGGCCTTTGCCTCGGAAGGCGAAGTGGATGCGGCTGTGCAGGAAAAGCTGACCGCGCAACTGGTGGCGGAGGGCTATGACGTCCGCCAGTTCAAGGCCGAGGACGGGCTGATCGAGGTCTATGTCGTCAAGGACGGCAAGATGGAAGAACTGTGGTTCACGGCCGAGCTGAAGATGGTCGAACACGAGGAAGGCGAGGAGTGA